In the genome of Bacteroidales bacterium, the window TTAACTCCTGTAAGAATAACTTCTTTAAATCCTTCACTTGCAATTTTATCGGCTTGCTTAACCGTTTTTTTAACAGTATCACTCCTACTCTTCCCTCTCACACTCGGTATTATACAGTAAGTACACGGATAATCACAACCGTCTTGCACTTTTAAAAAAGAACGAGTTCTGTCACCTGACGAAAATGCGGCATCAAACCTATTGATCTTATTTGTTTCACAAGAATATACAACTGCATTTTTCTTTTTTTCTAATGATTTAACATATTTGAAAAAATTGAATTTCTCATTATTACCCAGAACAACATCAACTCCCGGCATCTTTGCAATGTTATCAGCTTCGTCTTGGGCATAACAACCTGTAACAGCTATAAATGCGTTCGGAGAAATTTTCTTGGCTTTTTTAATGGCTTGTCTGCATTTTTTAACAGCTGTTCCTGTAACGGTGCAAGTGTTAATAAGCACAACGTCAGATTTTTCACCAAATTTCACTCTTTCAAAACCTTTTTTCACAAAATCTCTTGCAATTGCAGATGTTTCTGAAAAATTTAATTTGCAACCAAGTGTATGGAATGAGACTTTTTTCATTAAAAAAAATATTCTACAAAATTATTAAAATTTCTTTACAAAAATATACTTGTATTTTACATCAAGTAAATCATACACGGAATTGTTAAAAACTAAATAAATAAAGGGTTCAAGACAGCATGATATTTGCAGTTTACTTAAGGCAACCTCTAATAATTAAATTGCATCAAGATTTTCAGAGTTTATCACAGACGATGTAAATTTTAGAAGCAATATCGGGATAATGCAAGAAAATTTGAAGAAGTATATGACAAACTCTGAAAACCTTTCGGGAACAAATATAATAAACAATCTGACTGCGTTAAATTTTTTTGCAATAACAACGGCTATTCCAAAAAAATTATGCCTTGCATCTTGTTCATTATATTTGTTTCTTGAAAGAAATTAATTATTAGAGGTTGCCTTAAAAACGACCTACAATGAAATTATTAAAAACTTTATTACTGATTACGATAATTTTTATCTTTTCAGGCTGCTACTTTTTGGATTATGTTATTCCGGAGGAATATTTTGCAGATGAAGAAATAATTCAATATGATTATACTATTATTGACAGGTCTCCTGTAATTAACACAGAATATGTTTGGATATCACACACATCCGGAATACAGGGAGGTATAAGCTATTTCTCATCATTAAACAGTGCGGTTAATTCATTAAGAAGACTTGGTATAACTGTTTACGATTCACAAATTACTCACGGTCCACAAAAACAAGCGATTGGAACTGCCAGCGGAATGCGATACAGTGCAAAAATTAAAAGTAAAGATATTGATATTGTGTATAACAGCAAGTGGTTTATTTCTCGAAAATTGAATAAAGTAATTGATTGAAAGAAGATACAATGAAAACCTTAAAAATTTTATCCTTAATTTTAATATCATCTGTTTTTTCAAGTTGTTATTTTTTAGATTATGTTATTCCGGAGGAATATATTGTCACTGATGATTATTATTTTGAAGCAGAAGATTATTATGGCTATAATCCACAATTTATTTGGATTAGTCACCCTGTAGGAATTCAATGCAGAAACAATTTTTTCAGTTCTTTAGAAGAAGCCGAGAGATATTTAAATAATAATGAAATTTTTACTTACGATTCATATAAAAAGATTAGTTCACAAAGAAAAAAATGCGGGTTTCCGACAGAATTAAGATATTATTTTGAAATTATGAATTATGATGTAAGCAAAGCAATTTCACTGGGTTGGTCATCTCCATACAGAAGAAATGATAACAGAGCTTATTAAACAACTTATCATCATAACCTTATTTTTAGAAACTGAATTTCATAAATAAAGATATTTAATCAAGAATAATAACTCAAGGATAGAAAAATAATAATATAAAAATCAAGCCGTGAAAACTATTAAACTTTTAATTTCAGCATTGATTATAACTTTTTTTTCATCTTGTTATTTTTTGGATTATGTTATTCCGGAGGAATATTTTGCTGATGACGGCTACAAAATTGAAGATCGATCAAGTTATGTTTGGATTTCCCATCCGGCAGATGTTGAATGTGAAGGGATGTTTTTTCACTCTTTGCAAGGAGCTGAAAATTATTTAAAAAACAGAGGTATCAGGATATATGATTCTTACGAAAAACACAATGCTTTTAAAACCAAATACAGTAATCCGTATTCATTAATTTATTATGTTAAGATTCATAGAAATGTATTAGATTTAGCACATAGATATGGTTGGGCAAAACGTGCATCTGTTGTATCATATTAATTATCACAGTATGAAATTAATAAAATTACTTATAATAGTTTTTATTTTTAACTTTGTAATTATTAATTAGTTATAAAATTTATTCAAATTATGACCTGGAAAGAATTAATTGAATCTCAAAATGTAAAATATGCAGTTTTAATTATTGCATCTATACTTTTTGCATTTATTACCTCATTTATTATAAGGAAGATAATCACAATTTTTAATAAACGATATTCAAAAAAATTGAAAGTTGATTCTACCAACTTATCATTTTTAAAAAATTCAGTCAGTTTTATTTTATATACAGCAGCAGCAATTTATATCTTTTATAATATACCTGCGTTGCATTCACTTGGTACCGGATTATTTGCCGGTGCAGGAATAGCAGCAGTAGTAATCGGTTTTGCCGCTCAAAAAGCATTTTCAAACATTATATCCGGTATCTTTATTTTAATTTTTAAACCTTTTAGTGTAGGAGATACTATTGAAATCGGTGAAAAAAGAAAAGGTATTGTTGAAGAGATCACATTAAGGCATATTATGATCAGAGATTATGAAAACCGCAGGATACTGATTCCAAACAGCATTATCAGTGATGAAACCATTATTAACAGCAGTATTATTGATGAAAAAATCAGAGAATTCGTCGAATTTGGTATCAGTTATGATTCTAATGTTGATACAGCTACAAAAATTATAAGGGAAGAAGCCGAAAAACATCCAAATTTTATTGATAACAGAAAAAAAGCAGAAAAGAAAAATAAAATTCCGCCGGTAATTATCAGGCTTACAAGTTTAGATGATTTTTCAGTTCAATTAAGAGCATATATTTGGGTAAAGAATAATGATGCAGGTTTTACACTTAAATGCGATATGCTGAAAACAGTTAAGGAACGTTTTGAAAAAGAAGGAATTGAAATACCGTTTCCGTACAGAACTATAGTTTATAAAAATGATTCGGATATTAGCAAAACTCAAAAATAAAATATGTTAGAAAAAGCAATTGAAATTGCTGTAAAAGCCCATAAAGGACAAAAAGATAAGAGCGGCAAACCATATATCGGACATTTATTAAGAGTTATGCACTCCGGTACTACAGAAGATGAAAAAATATGCGGTGTTCTACATGATTTGGTTGAAGATACAAACCGGACTTTTGAAGATTTAAAAAATGAAGGTTTTTCAGATACAATTATTGATGCTTTAAAATGTCTTACCAAATTACAAAATGAAAATTACGATCAATTTATTAACAGAGTATTAAAAAATAAATTAGCCGTTAAAGTTAAACTTAATGATCTTACGGATAATTTGGATGTTAAACGATTGGAAAAGTTGACTGAAGAGGATATGAAAAGGATTAATAAATATTTGAGGACTTTCAGGCGATTAAATATCTAATATCAAATAAACTTTTTCAAAAGAAGCAAAAAAGTATCCAAACCGATATGGTATGCACCCAAACTTTTCATATGCGGGGTATAAACTTGAGCATCTATAAGTTCTAATGCAAAATTATCAATAAGATATGCTAATGCAATTTTGGATGTGTCAGACTCTATACTGAACATAGATTCACCGAAAAATACTTGACCTAACTTAATTCCGTATAAACCACCTGCCAATTCATTTTTAATATTATAAACTTCAACAGAATATGCATAGCCTAAACGATGCATTTCAATATAGGCATTTTTCATTTCTTCGGTTATCCAAGTTCCGTCTTGTTCTTTGCGTGTAATTGCTTTACAATTATTGATAACACCTTCAAAATCATGATTTACGGTACAATAATAAATTTGCTTTTCTATTAATTGTTTTAAACTTTTTGATTTTTTAAATTTTTTCGGTAACAAAACAAAACGAGGATCGGGTGCATGCCATACAATCGGTTCATCTTCGTTGTACCACGGGAAAATACCGTTTTGATAAGCTAACAGTAAACGCTCCGGAGATAAATCACCGCCAACTGCAAGTACACCGTCTTCTGCTAATTTCGGATGCGGGAATATTAGTTTATCTGTAAGTCTGAAAATTGGCATTTACTCCGACTGTTATCTGTTAATTATTATCTTTTTAACGGATATTTTATCATCAGAAATGATCTTCAGAAAATATATACCGTTCTTTAAACCGGAAATGTTAATTTCAGATGCATTAAAAGTATTTATTAACTTTCCGTTTATTGATATAATTTGAACTTCAGGCAATCCGGTTGAATTAATATAAATTATATCGGATGCAGGATTCGGAAAAACAATTAAATCATTTTCATTAATTTCATCTACAGAAACAGGTGAACATCTCCATTCTGCATTCCAGCCTTGATATTCAGTTGCTCCGTCAGAATAAAACTGAATTGTAATTGCCCCTCCACTCGCAACAATAATTCCCGGACTTGTTGTTCCTGAATATCCACCGATTTTTGGAGCATTTATATCTCCACCATCGTAAATCCATAAAGAATCAAAATCCGATTCTAATGAAAAGGATGTAAAATTTAAAGCAAGATAATCAGTATAACTGTCAGGAGCAATTGTGAATGTATAATCTTCATCACTATAGTGAGACCGAGTGGGACCTCCCATATCATAAAATTCATAGTAGCACGGGGTTTCTGCACAATCTGAAAATGTATTTTTAATAAGATCCCACATTTCAGTATATCCGTCATCATAACCTAAAGCCCAAATACCGATTCCGGCAATTCCTTGTTGTTGAACCACATCGTATTTATACTTCATTGTAAGTTCATCATCAACCCATGCTTGGTGTGGGTTTCCGTTATTATAATTATAATATGCACTCATGCTGTTTGCATCTGTCTGTTTATCAGAATAATACCCGTTTGAATTATTTTTTATTGTTTTAATTGTTCTGGCAACACCACTGCCGGTAGTATTTGCCGGTACATTATCGGAATCTGTTTCCCATTCCCAACCATAGTAAGGTAATCCGCAAACCAACTTCTCACGCGGCACACCTTCATGTATATAGTATGCAATTGATCGAGCAATTGTATAATTGAAATTATTCATTCTATATAATTGCCCTGTCGGTCCGGCAATATCACTCCCTTTATAATAATAAT includes:
- a CDS encoding mechanosensitive ion channel family protein; protein product: MTWKELIESQNVKYAVLIIASILFAFITSFIIRKIITIFNKRYSKKLKVDSTNLSFLKNSVSFILYTAAAIYIFYNIPALHSLGTGLFAGAGIAAVVIGFAAQKAFSNIISGIFILIFKPFSVGDTIEIGEKRKGIVEEITLRHIMIRDYENRRILIPNSIISDETIINSSIIDEKIREFVEFGISYDSNVDTATKIIREEAEKHPNFIDNRKKAEKKNKIPPVIIRLTSLDDFSVQLRAYIWVKNNDAGFTLKCDMLKTVKERFEKEGIEIPFPYRTIVYKNDSDISKTQK
- the aat gene encoding leucyl/phenylalanyl-tRNA--protein transferase, whose translation is MPIFRLTDKLIFPHPKLAEDGVLAVGGDLSPERLLLAYQNGIFPWYNEDEPIVWHAPDPRFVLLPKKFKKSKSLKQLIEKQIYYCTVNHDFEGVINNCKAITRKEQDGTWITEEMKNAYIEMHRLGYAYSVEVYNIKNELAGGLYGIKLGQVFFGESMFSIESDTSKIALAYLIDNFALELIDAQVYTPHMKSLGAYHIGLDTFLLLLKKFI
- a CDS encoding T9SS type A sorting domain-containing protein, which gives rise to MKNKFKLVTITILFLSTSLFGQEYNMYSAHKYQKEYFDSLAINFPNEFKDFSTAENIPSKIKSKDCNLESIVFGWHPYWSNGLEDNYQWNLLSDLSYFSYEVDYITGYPETSNGWKTAAVIDEAQANGVRVNLCVTLFADHEAFFANSTAQQNLIDSLLTLVQFRNANGVNIDFEGLSSNNKNDFTYFITELSNQLHAAIPGSQLSIALYAVEWSDIFDIQILKDYTDLFIIMGYDYYYKGSDIAGPTGQLYRMNNFNYTIARSIAYYIHEGVPREKLVCGLPYYGWEWETDSDNVPANTTGSGVARTIKTIKNNSNGYYSDKQTDANSMSAYYNYNNGNPHQAWVDDELTMKYKYDVVQQQGIAGIGIWALGYDDGYTEMWDLIKNTFSDCAETPCYYEFYDMGGPTRSHYSDEDYTFTIAPDSYTDYLALNFTSFSLESDFDSLWIYDGGDINAPKIGGYSGTTSPGIIVASGGAITIQFYSDGATEYQGWNAEWRCSPVSVDEINENDLIVFPNPASDIIYINSTGLPEVQIISINGKLINTFNASEINISGLKNGIYFLKIISDDKISVKKIIINR